In a single window of the Amycolatopsis sp. cg5 genome:
- a CDS encoding TIM-barrel domain-containing protein encodes MSRVAHSLGCLAAVVALGLAPAAAYADPAAGPDGRLGDLSGITAEGATVTLKSGAAAVRVSFPAESAVRVWLAPDGTFTDPAGSKIVLPRGTSPVTPTRTDKGSYWAISTGKATLRAYKHPLKFALYDGADRKQLWAESAPLSWTGKTTTQSLSRGATEQFVGGGEQNGRFSHRGQTIKIFADDNWNDGGAPNSQPFYASTSGYGVLRNTFAPGSYSFNEPVATTHDERRFDATYVVGAGLKDVISGYTDLVGKPFLPPIYGLETGDSDCYLHNANRGERHTLDSLKVADGYVANGMPNGWMLVNDGYGCGYENLQQTGEGLRKDGMQLGLWTEDGVPNQADEVKAGVRVRKLDVAWVGPGYQFALDACDTAYKGIEDNSDARGFVWQPVSWAGAQRCGVLWSGDQSGSYDYIRWQIPTYAGATTSGIAYNTGDIDGIFGGSPQTYVRDLQWKTFLPAAMTMDGWASADKQPWRQGEPYTSINRKYLMLKERLLPYTYSYSVQAHQTGVGQVRPLALEYPDDPNVWTDKAKYEFLSGTDFLIAPVYEKSTVRNGIYLPKGTWVDYWSGKTYTGPTTVDGYDAPLDTLPLFVRAGAVVPMWAEGTKSWQTRDKGVLDLDVYPSGKGGFSLTEDDGVTRGYKRGEQAKQEFTVDAPASGPGTVTVGIGASTGSYNGKPASRNYQLAVHTGTKPGAVQAGNGTLRQYGSKAELDAAPSGWWFDPAGQGVVRVKTAKIGAGDRQDVRLFGASAVGGFFPEDNKGSVTLSVPSLIAPGQSVDGTLSFTNGTPLPVRDVAFSLPANGFRVEAPAAPKFVWPGQTVKVPVKLTPEAGLKPEDYQLTANATYQARLGAHRVTDSATVTVPFASLAAAYGNVGVTDAAHATVGDIDGGGSSFRAEGLAEAGLKPGAAFTAGGAQLTWPSADGSKPDNVVAAGQTIAVGGTGSKLVLTGTGTGTAKGTVVVRYADGSTSQADLGLPNWCCVDPAQYGASTVATVMGKNTRTGPAYPTVPYRVFANTVPLTAGKQVVAVTLPSNSALHVFAAGIA; translated from the coding sequence ATGAGCAGAGTTGCGCATTCGCTCGGGTGCTTGGCCGCTGTGGTCGCGCTCGGGCTGGCGCCCGCCGCGGCCTATGCGGACCCGGCCGCGGGGCCTGATGGCAGGCTTGGTGACCTGAGCGGGATCACCGCCGAGGGCGCCACCGTCACCCTGAAGTCGGGGGCCGCCGCCGTGCGCGTCAGCTTCCCGGCCGAGTCCGCCGTGCGAGTCTGGCTGGCGCCGGACGGCACGTTCACCGATCCCGCTGGCAGCAAGATCGTGTTGCCGCGCGGCACGAGTCCCGTCACCCCGACCCGGACCGACAAGGGTTCCTATTGGGCGATTTCCACTGGTAAGGCGACTTTGCGGGCGTACAAGCATCCGCTCAAGTTCGCGCTGTACGACGGCGCCGACCGCAAGCAGCTGTGGGCGGAGTCGGCGCCGCTGTCGTGGACGGGCAAGACCACCACGCAGAGCCTGAGCCGCGGCGCCACCGAGCAGTTCGTCGGCGGTGGTGAGCAGAACGGGCGGTTCAGCCATCGCGGGCAGACGATCAAGATCTTCGCCGATGACAACTGGAACGACGGCGGCGCGCCGAACTCGCAGCCGTTCTACGCCTCGACCTCGGGGTATGGCGTGCTGCGCAACACCTTCGCGCCGGGCAGCTACTCGTTCAACGAGCCGGTGGCGACCACGCATGACGAACGGCGGTTCGACGCGACCTATGTGGTCGGTGCCGGGCTCAAGGATGTCATCTCCGGGTACACGGATCTGGTCGGGAAGCCTTTCCTGCCACCGATCTACGGGCTCGAGACCGGTGACTCCGACTGCTACCTGCACAACGCCAACCGCGGGGAGCGGCACACGCTCGACTCGCTGAAGGTGGCCGACGGGTATGTCGCCAACGGGATGCCGAACGGCTGGATGCTGGTCAACGACGGGTACGGCTGCGGGTACGAGAACCTGCAGCAGACCGGGGAAGGCCTGCGCAAGGACGGGATGCAGCTCGGCCTGTGGACCGAGGACGGCGTGCCGAACCAGGCCGACGAGGTCAAGGCGGGCGTGCGGGTGCGCAAGCTCGACGTCGCGTGGGTCGGGCCCGGCTACCAGTTCGCGCTCGACGCCTGCGACACCGCGTACAAGGGGATCGAGGACAACAGCGACGCGCGCGGGTTCGTCTGGCAGCCGGTGAGCTGGGCGGGCGCTCAGCGATGCGGGGTGCTGTGGAGCGGTGACCAGTCCGGTTCGTACGACTACATCCGCTGGCAGATCCCGACCTACGCGGGCGCGACGACGTCCGGCATCGCCTACAACACCGGCGACATCGACGGCATCTTCGGCGGCAGCCCGCAGACCTATGTCCGTGACCTGCAGTGGAAGACCTTCCTGCCGGCCGCGATGACCATGGACGGCTGGGCTTCGGCCGACAAGCAGCCGTGGCGCCAGGGTGAGCCGTACACCTCGATCAACCGCAAGTACCTGATGCTCAAGGAACGCCTGCTGCCCTACACGTACAGCTACTCCGTCCAGGCGCACCAGACCGGCGTCGGCCAGGTGCGGCCGCTGGCGCTGGAGTACCCGGATGACCCGAACGTGTGGACGGACAAGGCGAAGTACGAGTTCCTGTCCGGCACGGACTTCCTGATCGCGCCGGTGTACGAGAAGTCCACCGTGCGCAATGGCATCTACCTGCCCAAGGGCACCTGGGTGGACTACTGGAGCGGCAAGACCTACACCGGTCCGACCACCGTGGACGGTTATGACGCGCCGCTGGACACGCTGCCGTTGTTCGTCCGCGCCGGCGCCGTGGTGCCGATGTGGGCCGAGGGCACGAAGTCTTGGCAGACCAGGGACAAGGGCGTGCTCGACCTCGACGTCTACCCGAGCGGCAAGGGCGGGTTCTCCCTCACCGAGGACGATGGCGTGACCCGCGGCTACAAGCGTGGTGAGCAGGCCAAGCAGGAGTTCACTGTGGACGCTCCGGCGTCCGGGCCCGGCACGGTGACCGTCGGCATCGGCGCGAGCACCGGTTCCTACAACGGAAAGCCGGCCTCGCGGAACTACCAGCTGGCCGTCCACACGGGAACCAAGCCCGGCGCGGTGCAGGCAGGCAACGGCACGTTGCGGCAGTACGGGAGCAAGGCCGAGCTGGACGCCGCGCCGTCCGGCTGGTGGTTCGACCCGGCTGGCCAGGGCGTCGTCCGGGTGAAGACCGCCAAGATCGGCGCCGGTGACCGCCAGGACGTGCGGCTGTTCGGGGCGAGCGCGGTCGGCGGGTTCTTCCCGGAGGACAACAAGGGGTCGGTCACGTTGTCGGTGCCGTCGCTGATCGCGCCGGGACAGTCCGTCGACGGCACGCTGAGCTTCACCAATGGCACCCCGCTGCCGGTGCGTGACGTCGCGTTCTCGTTGCCCGCCAATGGGTTCCGCGTCGAAGCTCCGGCCGCTCCCAAGTTCGTCTGGCCGGGTCAGACGGTCAAGGTGCCGGTGAAGCTGACACCCGAGGCCGGGCTCAAGCCGGAGGACTACCAGCTCACGGCGAACGCGACCTACCAGGCCAGGCTCGGTGCTCATCGGGTCACCGATTCGGCGACGGTCACAGTCCCGTTCGCGTCACTCGCGGCGGCGTACGGCAACGTCGGGGTCACCGACGCCGCGCACGCCACGGTCGGCGACATCGACGGCGGCGGCAGCAGCTTCCGCGCGGAAGGTCTCGCCGAAGCCGGACTGAAGCCCGGCGCCGCGTTCACGGCCGGGGGAGCGCAGCTCACGTGGCCGTCGGCGGACGGGTCCAAACCGGACAACGTCGTCGCGGCCGGTCAGACGATCGCGGTGGGTGGCACGGGCTCGAAGCTGGTGCTCACGGGCACGGGCACGGGAACCGCGAAGGGAACGGTCGTCGTGCGCTACGCCGACGGTTCCACCAGCCAGGCCGATCTCGGTCTGCCGAACTGGTGCTGTGTCGACCCGGCGCAGTACGGGGCTTCGACGGTCGCGACGGTGATGGGCAAGAACACGCGTACCGGGCCGGCCTATCCGACCGTGCCGTACCGGGTGTTCGCGAACACGGTGCCGCTGACCGCGGGGAAGCAGGTGGTGGCGGTGACGCTGCCGTCGAACTCGGCCCTGCACGTCTTCGCGGCGGGTATCGCCTGA
- a CDS encoding DeoR/GlpR family DNA-binding transcription regulator, whose amino-acid sequence MARHERLSTLLDLLGQREKIEVEDIAVELDVSAATIRRDLDHLAEQQLLTRTRGGAVANDLAYDLPLRYKTARHVPEKQRISATAAALVTPGMVVGLNGGTTTAGVARALSLRSDLSALTVVTNALNIAHELAVRPHVKIVVTGGVARPQSFELSGPLATKVLGELTISLLFLGVDAFDPEAGAFAHHEGEASINQLMVERAERVVAVADGSKLGRRAFARICLPQRVHTLITDADADPEILAAFEAAGLEVLVA is encoded by the coding sequence ATGGCCCGGCACGAACGGCTGAGCACCCTGCTGGACCTGCTCGGGCAGCGGGAAAAGATCGAGGTCGAGGACATCGCGGTCGAACTTGACGTTTCGGCCGCGACCATCCGGCGTGACCTCGACCATCTCGCCGAGCAGCAGCTGCTCACCCGCACCCGTGGCGGCGCGGTCGCCAACGACCTCGCGTACGACTTGCCGTTGCGCTACAAGACAGCCCGCCACGTCCCGGAAAAACAGCGCATCAGCGCCACCGCGGCCGCGCTCGTCACCCCCGGCATGGTCGTCGGCCTCAACGGCGGCACCACCACGGCGGGCGTCGCCCGCGCGCTCTCGCTGCGCTCCGATCTGTCCGCGCTGACCGTGGTGACGAACGCGTTGAACATCGCGCACGAACTCGCGGTCCGGCCCCACGTCAAGATCGTGGTCACCGGCGGGGTGGCACGCCCGCAGTCGTTCGAGCTCAGCGGCCCGCTGGCCACCAAGGTGCTCGGCGAGCTCACGATCAGCCTGCTCTTCCTCGGCGTCGACGCCTTCGATCCGGAGGCGGGCGCGTTCGCCCACCACGAGGGCGAGGCCAGCATCAACCAGCTCATGGTCGAGCGCGCCGAACGCGTCGTGGCCGTCGCCGACGGCTCCAAACTGGGCCGCCGCGCCTTCGCCCGCATCTGTCTCCCCCAGCGGGTCCACACCCTGATCACCGACGCGGACGCCGACCCCGAGATCCTGGCCGCCTTCGAAGCGGCGGGCCTCGAAGTACTGGTCGCCTAA
- a CDS encoding DUF5107 domain-containing protein: MTELYATSLTLPAALLGDENPLPPLVKPVAPQSVSNVDGLPGDLAAGLGYGQLDTVLPCHLQDGYTRSREERSLPALVLENDRVRATILPSLGGRLYSLFHKPSGRELLYRNPVFQPANLALRDAWFAGGVEWNLGSTGHTTLTCAPMFAARVDGPDGTPVLRLWEWERTRDLPFQLDFFLPDDSDFLLVGVRIRNPHPHEVPVYWWSNIAVPQTADTRVIAPATGAWHYGYTGRLDLVDVPGDLTYPARAEAAADYFFEVNSRPWIAAVDGDGDGLAQVSTDRLRGRKLFLWGESAGGRRWQEWLAPGAGGYIEIQAGLARTQLEHLRLPAGESWDWLEAYGPVTAEAAHSPEWTSAVDSVARLLPSEETIESCFEAWRKVADTEPGPLLHEGSGWGALETRRMIAQLPGTPFPAESLGPDQSPWLGLLDGEPLSGDPLTPPPPTLVNAYWSDLLEHSPDNWLTWYHRGVARWRAGQRDAAVAAWTASVEAAENPWALRNLAVASADPAWYDRALELAPSLVPLILEAAAAQTDPARVVSLVEGLTSGRARLLLARALLASGDRDGALAIFEAGFEIPNVREGETSLSDTWTALTDAPLPARYDFRMTSQPSH, translated from the coding sequence GCTCCCCTGCCATCTGCAGGACGGCTACACGCGCTCGCGCGAGGAACGATCGTTGCCTGCCTTGGTGCTGGAGAATGACCGCGTGCGCGCGACCATCCTTCCCTCGCTGGGCGGGCGGCTGTACTCGCTGTTCCACAAGCCGTCCGGGCGCGAGCTGCTGTATCGCAACCCGGTTTTCCAGCCCGCTAACCTGGCGTTGCGTGACGCGTGGTTCGCCGGTGGTGTCGAATGGAACCTGGGCAGCACCGGGCACACGACGCTGACCTGCGCGCCGATGTTCGCGGCCCGCGTCGACGGCCCGGACGGGACGCCGGTGCTGCGGCTCTGGGAGTGGGAGCGCACGCGCGACCTGCCGTTCCAGCTCGACTTCTTCCTGCCGGACGACTCGGACTTCCTGCTCGTCGGCGTGCGGATCCGCAATCCGCATCCGCACGAGGTCCCGGTGTACTGGTGGTCGAACATCGCCGTGCCGCAAACCGCGGACACGCGCGTGATCGCCCCGGCGACCGGCGCCTGGCACTACGGCTACACCGGGCGGCTCGACCTGGTCGACGTCCCCGGCGACCTCACGTATCCGGCGCGCGCCGAGGCCGCGGCCGATTACTTCTTCGAGGTGAACTCGCGTCCGTGGATCGCCGCGGTCGACGGCGACGGCGACGGCCTCGCGCAGGTGTCGACCGACCGGCTGCGCGGGCGCAAACTTTTCCTCTGGGGCGAATCCGCCGGTGGCAGGCGTTGGCAGGAATGGCTGGCGCCGGGCGCGGGCGGGTACATCGAGATCCAGGCCGGTCTGGCCCGTACCCAGCTCGAGCATCTGCGCCTCCCCGCCGGCGAGTCCTGGGACTGGCTTGAGGCGTACGGTCCGGTGACCGCCGAGGCCGCGCACAGTCCGGAATGGACGTCCGCTGTGGACTCGGTGGCACGCCTGCTGCCGTCCGAGGAGACGATCGAGTCGTGCTTCGAGGCTTGGCGGAAGGTGGCCGACACGGAGCCGGGTCCTTTGCTGCACGAGGGTTCCGGCTGGGGCGCGCTGGAAACCCGGCGCATGATCGCGCAGCTGCCCGGCACCCCGTTCCCCGCCGAATCACTCGGCCCAGACCAGTCGCCGTGGCTCGGATTGCTCGACGGCGAACCGCTCAGCGGTGACCCGCTGACGCCTCCCCCGCCGACGCTCGTCAACGCCTACTGGTCCGATCTGCTCGAGCACAGCCCGGACAACTGGCTGACCTGGTATCACCGAGGCGTCGCACGCTGGCGTGCCGGTCAGCGGGACGCCGCCGTCGCGGCTTGGACGGCTTCGGTCGAAGCGGCGGAGAATCCTTGGGCACTGCGCAATCTCGCGGTCGCTTCAGCGGATCCCGCGTGGTACGACCGGGCGTTGGAACTCGCGCCGTCGCTGGTCCCGTTGATACTGGAAGCCGCCGCAGCACAGACCGATCCCGCGCGGGTCGTGTCGCTTGTGGAGGGTCTGACCAGCGGCCGAGCCCGGCTCCTGCTCGCCCGCGCGCTGCTCGCGTCCGGCGATCGCGACGGCGCGTTGGCGATCTTCGAGGCAGGCTTCGAGATCCCGAACGTCCGTGAAGGGGAAACGTCGCTTTCGGACACCTGGACCGCGTTGACCGACGCGCCACTGCCCGCACGCTACGATTTCCGTATGACCAGTCAGCCAAGCCACTAG